GGCAGCAATGTTGATTTTGCGGATTGTTACATGCTGTGGGGATCAAGGGAGGATCAAGGATTTTTCTAATTGGATTTATGGTCTCGGATGCCAGGACATGGTTACTTTGGCGTCTGGGTGTGGtgtttggatgtttggatgtttggatgtttggatgtttggatgtttggatgtttggatgtttggatgtttggatCTTTGAATGTTCGGACGTTTCGAGAATTGGATGTCGGACTATTTAGCAGTTTGTTTTATGAGTGAAGTTTTGCCCCGAGGAGGGAATatgttttgagtttgaaggGGGAATATCAAACTCGAACTGCTTTTGCTCAAGTCTCAGATGATATTCCAAAGTCTAGGATctgtctctccttctccttctccttctcttgcGCGTAATATCCGTATCCCGTACGGAGCAATAATGGTGTAATAAGAAGTAATCGCCAGGTGTGCTAAGATGCGGCAAAATCTGGGGTGTGAGGGCGTTTTCCATAGATACCCAGGTAATGGgcatgtatggatggatggatggatggatgggtggaagggtggatggatggacgaatgaatgaatgactgaatgaatgactgactgactgactgactgaatgaatgaatctcTTCACTCGTAGAGCTCGAGAAGATCGGGGTAAATTGGTAAATTGGTAAATTGAAAAACGACAAGATACATGGGATGAACTTCCACGGCTCTATTGCAGACGGTTGGATTAATCGATTTCATTTGGATAATATCACCCTCCTTTCTTGATTAATTGCGAATCAATGTTCATGTCAGAACTGAAATGTTTTCGAAACACGAAATCAATATAAGCTCGTATGTGCGGcgatgttatgttatgtgtATGAATTGTCTAGTTTTTCCATATATCGGCGGAATATCTTCTGTTCTATTTTActctggtctggtctggtcgGGTCGGGTCAGGTCAGGTCTGCACTCCGTGGAACAAAAAACAACCATTTGACTTCCGCTCGACGACGGTGATATGTTTTGACAGAGGAAGAGTATCTATTGTCTATGTGATTTATCCGTCCGTCTATTATCCTCTTCCGTTttcctccctttcctttcctttcttttcttttctttccttcgcctccttcatccttctccccctcccccctcccccctcccccctccgGTTATCCTTCACTGCTTAGATTCCGTCAATCATAAATGCCCCTTCTGACTAGATTGGCCATACGGATAATGGACACACGTGGGGTCTGGGAGGATCTGATGAAGCCAGCACacatatccatattcaaGCAAGAACACCACAACTCAATCATCATTTTACTTTCAGAGAGCTGAGAGCTAAAGGTAGTTGAGCAACACATTGAATTGACACTTTCCCGTTTAAAGCGTTGATAAGAATCTGAACACGTCGTCAGTCACAGACTATCGTCAATGAGAGACAGCAACATCACCACAAACACCAAAAATCCAATGAATCGTTACTCACCCATGCACAGAGGCAGGAGGGAGATACTGGCTGATCACTCGCTATTGATCAGTCATTCTTGCCACAAATTTACAATCACCAATCTACAATCTCCTTTTCCACAGCTCTgccatacatacacacatacagacagacagacagacagccATCCTCCATGCGAATAGGTGATGATAAGTTTTGTTTCTCAACATTGATATCTTCCCTGCCTCTTCTTGCCTTCTCCCCCCTTCATTCCACCATTTAGCATGTCACATCACAAGGCTGAAAGGATACCCCTAATCGCCACTTTTCACAGATAGTACTAATGCACACTACAAATCCATGTCACATTATCACGACGACATGCAGCAGTAGCTCGATCCATCTCGGGAGGAAGTTGGGGCGTGAACACGGGCTGGAATCACTTTTTTTCCCCATTGCTGTGTAGCTCAACGTTCGAGATGATTTATGCGGCAGCCGCATCAGCCGTTTTTAATGCATTCAGCTGCTCTTCCAAACCTCAAGTGACTtgaaaacaacaacaacacaatCTCTGAAACTCTTCATCCTGACATGTCAGTCTTGTCACTTTATGAACCTTAACCTTAACACGCACATAACAAAGTTCACACCAGCGACCTAGGTACCATGTAGTATGCccgtgtgcgtgtgtgtcAATAGCTCTGTCGCCACAACTAGCCACAGAGCCACATGATCCCGTTGAATTCAGTATAACCTCATTGCACGGATGCAATTTCGCTCAATCCAGGATGGTTGATGTGCATCCATCCGAAAAGGGCTCCCGTTCAAGTTCTCAAAggtgggtgtgtgtgtgtgtgtgtgtgtgtgtgtgtcaGAATCGCTAAGCTGACGGAGGAAAACGCAGCAAAAGTTTGCAACATTTCACGTACTATCAAGTGACTCTTGTTTATACtaagaggaagaggaagaggaagaggaagcaaATTGACCTGTGACCGCTTTTCATATGCGAGTAGACGTTGGCAGACTGAAGACTCTactggagattggagattggagattggctTACTGGGCTGCGTAAGATTTGGTCTGTCCGAGAACTGCAGATCTCGAACAAGGTTTCCCCGCATGAAAACTGTATTTCTACCACCGCAATATTATGCTACTGTACCTATCAACTGGTATACAATTCCGTCGCTAAAGGTGCTTCGAATCCAGTTGACATATCTCCTTTTCTCCTATCTATGTCGATGGCGAGGCCTAGATGTATTAGATCCTCAATGGGTTACCAAAAATTACGTACGATATTGACGAAGAGACAAGAACATAGCACGGCgaaagtttttttttcttcatttcatcttaGACCCAAGTGGGCTCAAACTACTTGCTGTCTATGAAATTATCGCGCTATGAGACCATAGCGCCATTAAGCATTAACTCTACGGTATCTACTCGTAAGTGTACCCGTTAGACAAAAGCCTTGCCCAATCCCAAAGTTTCATCGAATGCTGCCACAACCTTCCATTTTCCTTCTTACTTGAAAGTTGATAGATTTTCCCAGCTCTATGCCTGTTCCTGCTCGAGTATCAGGGAAAAGCTAGCATGTGAATAACAATAGATGGTTCTTCGATTATCATCACCGTCCGTGGACGGTCCCTTGctttattgaattcaacTTAAAACAGACAGCAATATATCGcatgatttcaaagaaatgaCTTGGACATCTTGGTGGATGTtgtcattttcattttcattttcattttcatgtACGTGTAAGTGGGGAGTGTTATCTAAGTATAGATATAGAGaccttttcattctcattctcattcttctgcttcgctttctttcctcctcgtTCTTCGTTCTACCATATATTCTGCAGCGTTACACTTGTGTTAGATCCACCGTCTAGAAATACCCTGCCAGGCAAAGTTCCTGACTCTCCTCGCGTCATTTCAACGCCTCGGATTTCACAACCTcccatccaaatcatcctcaATTGAGCCACCAGGTTTCAAGCTCAAAGTCTCGAGCCTCCACGACTTCACATTGTTTACACAAGCCCTCATTTCCCACCCACGAACAATCTAATCTTATATCTCCTCCCACCCCCATCTTCGCAAAACCTCCACCCCACACACCTGATCCTCGATCTGGACTCGCGCTACCCCACTCGCGTCACTTTCCAGGGTCTCACCACGCTACAAAATTTTGCGCTACTACCTGCCTGACTCTTTGGCAACAGTTTCCGTACACCGTAATCTCCAGCTTGAATACTTCTTCCGGCTACGCGCTGTGTTCCGATCTGCTCGAAGCCTTCGGGTTGTGGTCTTGTGAGAGGTATCACTGACACAGACACTTGCGACCGTTCGAATCGAGAAGTGTCTCAGTTCTACGAAGCACAAGAAGTGATCTTGTATATAGAGAGAGCAAAGTCAGAATTCAAAATGGACACATCAGTCGCCGAAGAATCTATTCCTACTTATGAAGAAGTGTGTTGGGTAAgtcatctccatcttttgaGTACAAGCTCAAACCTCAAAGCACACAAAATCTAACGACATTCCAGAAATCCAAACCTTACAGAACAATGACTTACCCCCCACGCACACaatcccaccaccaccaccccaTCCCCGCACCCCGGACCCGCTCCAAAAAAGGCGCCCCCCTCGACCCCTACGATCTCTCCCGCCGTCTCAGAGCCCACCTCGCCCAACAAAAGGCCCTCGCCGAACACCGCCGCGCATCCCTCTCCTCCACATCCACAGACCCGTACCACCACACCCCCCAAGTCGCCGCCCTCTCTTTCGAACACACAGCCACTGCTGAAAAACTCCGCAACGTCCATAAACTCTCCGAGCCCGCGCTGAAAAATCTAGGGTACATGACCATTGACGCAGGCGGCGGCGGACTAGGAGGATGCGGTTCCGGATACGCATATCAGAAACCCGGCACGCTTTTACAGAAAACGCAAATCTACGATCATGTCACGGCGGACAAGGCAAAAGtgagaaatcgaaatcaGTATCAGTGGACATCGGCGCTGGAGCGTGCGGCGGAATTAGATGCCGAGAGGGACGTGTATCGATGTCCTCGGCGAACGTTCAATTCAGATGTACCGGTTGTGCATAAAAGCCGCGCGGGCATGCGGCCCATGAGCATGGGGGATTATTTGCCGTGGGAGGaaaaggaggagagggaggtgaaggaagtgaagagggagaagaacGATAGACATGACTGGACGCAGCGGGATGAGAGTGAGGAGACGAGAAGGTcgatgagggagagggtgGGGCCGCTGCTGTCATTGAAACTtaagaaggggaaaggactcgaggagggggaggggggaaggaCAAAGTCGCTGGTGAGATCACCGATTAGAGTGAGCTTTTTTGGGAGGTTTAAACGTAGTTCTCCTAGTCATGGATGGTagttaataaattaattttatttatgtTCAAGGGTATCTATTAATTTGTTTTCCAGAGCGTGTTAACTTCTGACTCTTAACTGTGTCTCGTCCTCCTAAGCCTGGTGTGCATGATATCCTATTGGGACAAAATGACAACTTCATTCAATCTTCCGTCTGCCCAAAATGGATCCAGGAAGTTCTTGATAATATTGTCGAACATACTCTATGACCGATATTAGACTCATAAAATATGTAGTCAATGAACAGAGCGCTCACCATTTTCGCCTAGACGTATATATTTGGCGTGTGCATCATACCATTGTCGCCTTTCCAATGCGAGGTCTCATTAATTTGTAAACTGATACTGGCATCTCGtaatctcttcatcttctcttctcagaTTCCAGTAATGCGCGAACAACCCTGGTGCTTTCGGCCAAGGCTTCTTTTCGTAAAAGCTCTGCTGCCGCCTCTTCGTCCtgctcatcttcatcacctaGAAGCCGTAAAACAAGTTCACAGTACTCTCGAATGCCCTCGCCATCTTTTCCATAATAACATTTTGCGTTCTGTAAAGCTTTCCTCCCATTTTCCCACCCCTGATCTTGGTTCCATTTATGTGAATTGAACCCTGTAGGACGGAGAGTGGCAGCATCGACCGTTTCGAGATGTGAACGTAGATTTGGGTATTTCTTGAACAGTGCTTCAAGCTCCTTCGAGTTGTCCAGAGGCTCGAATGGTCCTTTGGCGTTGGCTGCTGCTAGAGTTCCTGCTCGCGCCGCGGTATTTGCTTTGGATATAGGTGATGGGGCTTTAGTAGGAGGTTGCGCAGAGGCaagtttctccttctcttcttcgtgGTCGTTGGTTTCGGCTTTATGTATATTGGAACATTTTACAGAGCAGCTGTCTTGAAATTAGCGCAAACTTCTTTCCAACGGTAGAAGAAGGCACTTACTATTTCACATCACAATATCTGCAATTGTATTTGTAATTGTTCTCCTTGCATAGGGTGCAGAGTTTCGCATCGACAGAAGGCCTCTCCATAGCGACACGATTTGTGAGATCGATAATTTCGACTGGCGCCTCTGCTACACTAACGCTGAATTggtttttgagattgatgggtTCGGATGAGTGACCACCCTCGAAAGAGATTTCCATAGTATCCATAATGCTGAAGAACGATAGAGGCCTGCGTGTACTTGGAGCTTTTCAACAAACTAACGGGTGAGAGGAAACAAATGTTTACTGTGAACTGTTCTCGTCAGTTCGTTTGAATTATGTTGATGCTCACATGCGGATGAGATTGTACTTTTCCAGACAAAAGTTGAAAAAAGAAGCGAGCAGTTTTGGTTGTATGTGAAAAGTGAAGAAGTAAGTTCGGATGAGAATAAACTGAGAAATGCATCATTATTGCAAGCTCGTAGCCTTGCACGGCCGACAAAAAAAGTTTTGATCCTTATCAGAGATAGAAATTGTTGATAACGATAAGAATGGCCAATGAAAATCGAGGTAATACTATTCTGCGTCATGTAAACGCTGACAAAGAACCTTAGAATAATATGAGTTTCAATCTTCACTTTATATTACCAATACACctaacatcatcatcatcaccacatcCTAAAATCCTTTCGAACCTTCAGGTTGGATaccacaatacaatacacagATCATATTTGTCTCATTACCGAGATCTCAGGTGGAACACACGATGGcatcaaaaagaattgttcAGGATGCAAAGACATTGCTATCCAAATCTCGACCGGGGAAATCATCATTTGCCATCTGTCCGAGAAGCTCGCAGAGATATGTACACCAAAGTGCAAGACTACCAGCTATGACGGCTTCCAGTTCAAGGACGAGACCGACTCTGCAACCGctccatcaaccatcaaccatGCTGAAGCCTACTGCGATTGGCGGCGTTCGCAGCATCTTTATCCAAACAGAGGACACTCCAAATCCGGATGCACTGAAGTTCCTTCCAAATCACCCAATCATACCACAAGACGTCAATTCGCCTTTCATAGAATACCTCAACCCCAGATCCACGCTTGCGCCACCATACCCATCCCCGCTCGCCGCATCATTGATGAATATCGACGGGGTCAAGTCCGTTTTCTATGGCGCGAATTTCATTACAGTCACCAAGGTAGAGGATGCGAATTGGGCGCATATTAAACCAGAAGTTTTCAGTCTCATTACGGAAGCAGTGACTTCCGGTGCACAAATTGTTAATATCACGGAGAGGACCGGCGCAAGTGGCgaaccagaagaagaagacagtCTAGCATACAACGAGGATGATCCGGAGGTTGTCGGAATGATTAAGGAATTGCTTGAAACTCGCATCCGGCCCGCAATTCAGGAAGATGGCGGAGACATTGACTATCGCGGGTTCGAGGACGGCTTGGTCAAATTGAAGCTCCGAGGTGCATGCCGAACTTGCGACTCAAGTACAGTTACGTTGAAGAATGGTATTGAGGGAATGCTTATGCATTATGTAAGTCCCAAAACCTTCATTCTTGGATCCAATGCTCAGATGACCATTCATGCAACAATGGGCTAACACTAAGTGCAGATTGAAGAAGTGAAAGGAGTTGTGCAAGTattggatgaggaagaagaaatagcTCTCGCGGAATTTGCAAAGTTTGAGGAGAAGTTGAAGCAACAAAAAGGTCCTGATGCAGTTGCATCAAGTAGCTTAGATTCTATTCCAGGTTGAGCTCGGTACTTGGTTAAAGAGGTATGACTTTTGGGATCTACCCGCATGGCAGCAGCGCGGATGTACAAAGAATCTGTTAAGGTTTCTCACTGGAGAGAATTTTGTTTCACAGCATCGGCAATACCCACATGAAGTTTTGTGCATCTTTTACCATTTACGCGATGGACAAAATGTATTGCACATCAAATTCGAACATACGTGCCTAATAAGCCTCACCTCACAACACCCCTCTGTGCTTCATTTCATCTTTCAAGATGGAACGTTTTTCAATGACCATCTACAAATGTTCAAAATTTGACAACCGAATTGACTTGGACGTCTGAATACAGATTCGACAATCAAAAGGCTTTTCAGGTTGATGCTCCTATGATATCAATTCGCCCCCATTGAATAGAAATTTGGACATCCCGCACCCCCCTGATACTGCTTCATGCAACTCCAATCACGAAGTACATATGTCCCCTCACCCTGCATCAACTGTGATGATTTCATTGGATAAAAATAGCGGGTCTCTCCTCCATCCACAGCAGGGTGTGGGCAAAAATTTCCGTGACGAATCAAGCACGCGTTGTTGAAATGGGCGTTTTGGCTTTCCAATGTCACCACTCAGCGCTGCAGGATTTCTTGGCTGGCAGAGAAAACTTGATAGATATCGTATGCTTTTCTACTCGAATGTCGAGGCTGGAGAAAATTATGCGCAGGGGACAAGATATAATGGTATCGATGGAGGGACAATGAGGGGTTGCCTTCTTGGTGATTGGAGATGTATATGCGGAAGCGCCTGTAGGTGGAGTCGCTTTCGGCTTTGTCGGTGTTGCACCAGCATGGAACGGTCAGTTCTAATTTCCCCGCGATTGCAAAGGGCTTTCTTTCATGGAAGACGGAGAGGGGAACTTTTGCCGATTTGAATTGTCAGGGAAATGGGAGTTATTGATGCCGCTTTTGATTGACGGGGGAATTTGGAGGGGGTGAGGGGAAAGGAATGTTGGAACGGTTGAAGATAGATCAATTGACATCTGTATCTATCCGTAGGTCATCACAGTATAATCTACGGAGCAATCCCGAAATAACTAGCTTGTTTCTATCACTGCATGCAAGAATCTCCTTTTACATCAACTAGACTCTGATAGGACAATGGGGTTCTTCTTTGTTCCTCGGGACATCCCACTCTTCAACAGCCTCCCGGATATTTCTTTAGACTTTCTTCTCCTGCCTTtactttccctttccttcccagCGTTGGACCAGACCAATTCAAGGTTCGAGGGTCCAAAACTAGATCAGCAGAGTGCGGGAGGGAAAATGCGGGAGAGGAATCCGGGGTAGCTTGAAAGCCTGGAAAAGTGCATCGGAATCTCACCATCTTGTATTATGTCGCCATCCCGATCCCAGACTGAAAGGATTAGTATTGTTACGACATGCGCCATCCAGATCTTTGTAATAGTGGCCATAGGAAAGCATCCGTCGAAACAAAAAGAGGATGAAGGAGCCACTTATCGAATGAGATGACGGTGGCGTCGTCGTTGTGGCAAAGATTGGAATGGTTTAATTTATATGCCATGGCAAAAGTGTTTGGGAGTTTGAAAAGATGCACAGGTGTGTGAGTGCGTAGAGGcaatagaatcaataaaagAGGGCATCGTATTGTGCTGCAGTGATTGGATGCATGGTACAACATAAACGTTAACTTCTTgtacctccctccctccatctcttgcgtcttcttcttgtggTCATATGAATACTTGTGACGAGGAGCGCAACGAGTATGGTATGGTCATTTATATCTGCAATGCCGGTACTTGAGATATTCTTCccaatgagatgagatggagcGTGCGACCTGGTAATAAGGAATCCGTAGCGTGCCATCAGGCACTGTGTCAAACGCTCTTTGTGGTCATTGTCAATGCAAAGTATCGGTCGGGCAAAATCATcaggaggatgaagatgaagggagTGGATGCATGTACCTTTTTCGAGCACACGAAGCGGCAACAGacgatttcttcttttcaattagCTCGTCCTACCCGatgtttgaaaaggaaaCCCCGACAGCTTTTCCCAGCCCAGCTCGCCCAGCTCCCTCATCCGCTCACGGGGTAATGGCAGGAGATCGCCGCTTGACTAATGTATATATTACTAAAAAAAGGGATTCGAGGCCTCGCCATGTCCTATTTCGGTCGGTCTGGATCTGGCATGGGGATATAGCCTGGTCGTTTGTAGGATCAACACATATCATATCGtaaaatcaaatctaaaaaaataaaaataaaaataaaaataaaaataaaaacaagaTGCCTGGGTATGTTGGGTGTTGGGTATATTGTTTCTTGCATCCGACGATCGTGTGTATCGCTTTCTCTCGCTCTCTGCCCGTTCGTATCTATCGGCAACACAGACAGGCGGACAGACGCACGTATGGTTTACGTTACCAAGGCACTGCAAGGCCATTCGGACCAACATTACAACATCGTACATGCCCATCGTCGATCATTAACCTCGCAAGACGTACGGAGGGGGAATACGCAGTGCGCGAAGGagtttgttttgatatatgCTTTGCCTTTGCCTTTGCCTTTGCCTTTGCTCTTCTGCATGGGTGCGTGCAATAAATAATGTTGGTCTGCATCGATGGGGATGATGTATTATTCCTCTCcctatccatatccatatccacatccacatccacatccacccGTTGCTTGGATGCCCAATTGGACGCTCTTGATATAGATGCTTCTTTCACACTCACTCAGGTCTCTTTACACCTAAGTGGTTCCCATCTGAAAAGAAGCTCCATTTGTTCTGACTTGCATATTCAAGAGAAAATCCAATGCTGCCCTATGGTTTATTAATATGTTAGTTAGGCCCAAGTGctttcccctctctcctctctcctctctcctctctcggTCTGTTGTTCTGTTCTTTTTacccttttctctctttctccttctccttctccctcacGCTCTCCTTCTTCCTGCTCAGCTTTTCATGGTCCAGAATTGCTTGCTTTTTCCCCTTCTCTACATTTTCCGTGATCTGAATCATTCTTCATTGCCACTCTGCCCAATCAACGGTCCTCgttccttccccttccccttcccccctccccttcccctcccacATCTTCACCTCGCCCGATTCCTCTGACCATTCTCCGACCTCCACACCTCTCCACACATCTTCTACCcgtctttttctctctcttgatATCTCTTGATATCTCTTCCTCTACTTCTccccacccaccaccaccagcaccaccaccaccaccttctcTCTCGTTGCCGTTAACAGCATCTCAATTTAGCATTACCACCTCAATTAACTAGCACCTCCACAtgcacatccacatccagCTCTACCCCATTATTCACACAGTcctattcatccatccatacccGTCGACGCATGTCCGTGAACTTTTGTGGTGGCCCTCCACTTTTCATGCAGAGCTAATTGCCCCTCCCCTTGTCTTCATATGTGGCTCTCTCTACACCGTGCTGCCAATGAGATCGTCCCCTCCATTGCACTTAGAAGCTTAGTAGTTAGATCCCTTTCTTGCTTTCCTGGCTCTCCACGCCCCCCCTCGGATATCGAACGTCGGACCCTTGTGCCAATTGTGACGCTAAGGAGGCCATCAGTTCGCATCTTGATCCATTCGCCGGTCATTCAGCCTTTCCTTAGGAGATCCTtacaattatattacatttacAAATACCCCCTTCTTTGAAGCTTCATATCTTGCTGTTCCATCGATATCCCGATCCATATCCGTATACCCACCCATCAATTCACACACACAgtacagacagacagacagacagacagacacacttctttatattttaccCCagatctaattatattaattgtCCTGTTGCGTCGTCCACATCAGCAGCTCCGTCGGCCGCTTCACGATACATAGGTAAAAAGGATCCGTGGGACGATATCTTCAACGGAGATATCCATTTCAATCTCTCTGGCATTTCGTCATCTTGCCCCAAAAGAAGAGGagcgagaagagaaaaagagaccAATCATTTTGTTCTCTCTTGTCGCACATTGAAAACGTACAAGCATTTTGTTTTAAACTATTTTGGCGATACCActgttcttgttctttgaAGAGTGTCTCTCGCGTGTCCACCATAGGTAGCTTTCCCCGCATCAAGGTTGCGCCTCGCTCATCTTCGATCCCTCGAGACTATTTACAAGCCTACTTCGCCGCAGAAGAACTTCCACACTTTCTTAGAACCTCCCACCTTCTTTTCAAGACAACCACCACTCCCcaaatcttttccaaaattaCAACCTCATCCATAATAAATTTATCTGCACAACTCATACCTTCGCACAGCCAcgatatatattctttccattcttcccTCCAGAGATTCATCGGTCGAGCGAGAAAGAGAGCTTTGGCCTTTCGTGCCTTTATCCTTCCCACGACAATGGGCTACGCATAGTCCGGGCGACACAAAGCCTTTACGAGTTCGAAATTCCGAACGCATATGCGCAGAAGCTTTGACATTCGATCTTCGGTTCGTTGCAACAACGGCGAGTTCAAGCGATTATTGAGAAATAGACGGTATTTGAGTTTGGGTTTCAtaaattgagaaagagaaggcgGTATTAGAAGAGTTTCATCATTTCATGCGGCGAACGCGATTAAAACAGGTAGGTAAGCTTCTGCCATCCCAAACCGTCCCATCGCAAATCCCCAGCCTTGACGCGGATTTCTCTTGGAGAGGTATTCTTATGCGACTCTCGACATCTGGAGCTGACATGTCAATCTACTAGATAAACAGataataattgtattttgaagcttGGGTTCTTTGGGTTCATCTCACATCCGGTGAgtttatacttttatatattgaaacaGAAGTATCCGACCGGGTGCTTCTGACTTCCGAATGGTCAGATCGTCGTGTGGATTCGACGACAACAATTGTTCAGGATTGGCGcaatcaaatttcaaattctagGAATATTGTTTCTTGTGGCATTCGATATTCTGAATTTGAAGAGGCACTTGCCTGATATACCACAACCATATTGCGACGTCGGAAGAACGCTCTTGAGGTTGGATCTCAGGacaatattcatatatatctctCGGCCAAATAAGGAACCTACCTAGGCAGAATCATCTAATTCACTCACCGGCTATCGACGCAACCGAGCTTGAAAAGTCAATATACGGTGCAGGACAGATGAAATTATGCCTCGTGGTTTTTTGACTCCTCGTCACATTATACTACCTGATCTTGCCACGTTTCTCGGTTCTGTCGATTGCCACGAACTTGAATGCTTCTAGAATCAACtctcttttttatttctccatgcttttcttattatttactGACAAGAGTATCACAGAGTACTAGTTATTCGTTTCTTGTG
The nucleotide sequence above comes from Botrytis cinerea B05.10 chromosome 14, complete sequence. Encoded proteins:
- the Bcnfu1 gene encoding Bcnfu1 → MASKRIVQDAKTLLSKSRPGKSSFAICPRSSQRYVHQSARLPAMTASSSRTRPTLQPLHQPSTMLKPTAIGGVRSIFIQTEDTPNPDALKFLPNHPIIPQDVNSPFIEYLNPRSTLAPPYPSPLAASLMNIDGVKSVFYGANFITVTKVEDANWAHIKPEVFSLITEAVTSGAQIVNITERTGASGEPEEEDSLAYNEDDPEVVGMIKELLETRIRPAIQEDGGDIDYRGFEDGLVKLKLRGACRTCDSSTVTLKNGIEGMLMHYIEEVKGVVQVLDEEEEIALAEFAKFEEKLKQQKGPDAVASSSLDSIPG